From Myxococcales bacterium, a single genomic window includes:
- a CDS encoding peroxiredoxin, which yields MGLHIGSIAPDFEANSTEGPVKFHDWIGSQWAILFSHPKDFTPVCTTELGRAANLKAEFDKRNVKMIAVSVDGVEDHKKWIGDIEETQSTKMNFPILGDSERKIAKLYDMIHAEASDTLTVRSVFIIDGNKKIRAMITYPASTGRNFSEILRVIDSLQLTDNHKVATPVDWKDGEDCVIVPSLTDPEEMKKRFPKGWKEIRAYLRTTPQPNK from the coding sequence ATGGGTCTTCATATCGGCAGCATTGCACCGGACTTCGAGGCCAATTCCACGGAAGGCCCAGTCAAATTCCACGACTGGATCGGCAGCCAGTGGGCCATCCTCTTTTCACACCCGAAGGACTTCACGCCGGTCTGCACGACCGAGCTCGGCCGTGCGGCGAACCTGAAGGCAGAGTTCGACAAACGCAACGTGAAGATGATCGCGGTCAGCGTCGACGGGGTCGAAGACCACAAGAAGTGGATCGGCGACATCGAGGAGACGCAAAGCACCAAGATGAACTTCCCCATCTTGGGGGACTCCGAGCGGAAGATCGCCAAGCTCTACGACATGATTCACGCGGAGGCGAGTGACACACTCACGGTGCGTTCGGTGTTCATCATCGACGGCAACAAGAAGATCCGCGCGATGATCACCTACCCTGCGAGCACCGGCCGTAACTTCAGCGAGATCCTGCGGGTCATCGACTCGCTGCAGCTGACGGACAACCACAAGGTGGCGACTCCCGTCGACTGGAAAGACGGCGAAGACTGCGTCATCGTGCCGAGCCTCACCGATCCGGAAGAGATGAAAAAGCGCTTCCCCAAGGGTTGGAAAGAGATCCGCGCCTACCTGCGCACGACGCCGCAACCGAACAAGTGA